One window of the Chryseotalea sp. WA131a genome contains the following:
- a CDS encoding segregation/condensation protein A produces MDQTQSFEVRLPLFEGPFDLLLFFIERDELDINDIPIAKITKDFLEYIQKLETLNIEVASEFILVAATLMRIKSKMLLPRPQIDEQGNEIDPREELVKHLMEYRKYKSVVEQFHKMEEVELMKEKRGNLLKELKQLAESTNVEAELQDVDLFKLLMVFEKVLKRAEEEKNRPVHQVIQYPYTIEGQKEFIMNEITSKPRVAFIELFEKVPTRISLIFNFLAILEMLANGLIQIQQGEGFNNFWVMRKEEENVAAEGNIS; encoded by the coding sequence ATGGATCAAACACAGTCTTTTGAAGTACGCCTACCTTTATTTGAAGGGCCTTTCGATTTGCTTTTGTTTTTTATTGAACGTGATGAGTTGGACATCAATGATATTCCGATCGCCAAAATAACGAAGGATTTCTTGGAGTACATTCAAAAACTGGAAACCCTAAACATTGAAGTGGCGAGCGAATTTATTTTGGTGGCCGCCACACTGATGCGCATCAAATCTAAAATGTTGTTGCCACGCCCGCAGATTGATGAGCAAGGCAATGAGATTGACCCACGCGAAGAATTGGTGAAGCACTTGATGGAGTACCGAAAATACAAATCGGTGGTGGAGCAATTCCACAAAATGGAAGAAGTGGAATTGATGAAAGAGAAGCGGGGCAACCTGCTGAAGGAGCTAAAGCAGTTGGCCGAAAGCACCAACGTGGAAGCAGAGTTGCAAGATGTCGATCTATTTAAACTGTTGATGGTATTTGAAAAAGTACTAAAGCGTGCCGAGGAAGAAAAAAACAGACCGGTACATCAAGTCATTCAATATCCTTATACTATTGAAGGCCAAAAAGAATTTATCATGAATGAAATCACCAGCAAGCCGCGGGTGGCTTTCATTGAGCTGTTTGAAAAAGTACCTACTCGTATTTCTTTGATTTTTAATTTTTTGGCAATTTTAGAAATGTTGGCCAATGGCCTCATCCAAATTCAACAAGGTGAAGGATTCAATAATTTTTGGGTGATGCGGAAGGAGGAGGAGAATGTGGCAGCGGAAGGGAATATCAGTTAA
- a CDS encoding alpha/beta hydrolase gives MSPIHHQELGNGRPLVLIHGFCETYEIWEEVAIDLAKDFKVYLPDLPGFGKSPLPNPPFTIDDIGLLMADWLRDLNLKRAVVVGHSLGGYVALAMAVKDQGRIAGLGLFHSTAAADSEEKKANRNKTAEFVKANGVAPFVEVFVPGLFFQKDNHYLNQVMNMARRTRQDALLAYTYAMRDRPSREDWLKTFDNKFLIVAGEYDSIIPVSLLREQAREIPKAEFKLLENSGHMGMYESHVKTMETIKRFALTCV, from the coding sequence ATGTCCCCTATCCATCACCAAGAGTTAGGCAATGGGCGTCCATTGGTTCTTATTCACGGGTTTTGTGAAACGTATGAGATTTGGGAAGAGGTTGCCATTGATTTAGCAAAAGATTTTAAAGTATACCTGCCCGATTTGCCCGGCTTTGGCAAAAGCCCATTGCCCAACCCCCCATTTACCATTGATGATATTGGCTTGCTAATGGCAGATTGGCTGCGAGATCTTAACCTTAAAAGAGCTGTGGTGGTAGGTCACTCTTTAGGCGGATATGTAGCCTTGGCAATGGCTGTAAAAGATCAAGGTAGAATAGCTGGACTTGGCCTTTTTCACTCCACTGCAGCAGCCGATAGCGAGGAGAAAAAGGCCAATCGAAACAAAACTGCAGAATTTGTAAAGGCCAATGGAGTAGCACCTTTTGTGGAGGTTTTTGTGCCAGGGTTGTTCTTCCAAAAAGATAATCACTACCTCAACCAAGTGATGAATATGGCCAGGCGCACTCGGCAAGATGCGCTTTTGGCCTATACCTATGCCATGCGCGACCGCCCCTCGCGGGAGGATTGGCTAAAAACCTTTGATAATAAATTCTTAATAGTGGCGGGCGAATACGACTCGATCATTCCCGTAAGTTTGCTGCGGGAACAGGCCAGGGAAATCCCAAAGGCAGAGTTTAAACTCTTAGAAAATTCTGGTCATATGGGGATGTATGAGAGCCACGTTAAAACAATGGAAACCATAAAGCGCTTTGCCTTAACTTGCGTTTAA
- a CDS encoding response regulator transcription factor gives MKTTCLIIDDEKLARDLLREFIESIESLQLIDECARGSEAVEKINKLKPDLIFLDVQMPGMNGFDVLDEIDHEPYVIFTTAYDQYAIKAFEKNAIDYLLKPLDEDRFRQAVDRALKRKKMEDGRLEDLLGGMRQVNHLETYDTHIFVQKSEKLFNLPIEEIIFLEASGDYTIISTKTDQFVSSSGIGKLEEIMDPSTFFRVHRSTIVNINYLKEIERHFNGGMVVKMQNGKSFPVSRTYAKQIRKKVV, from the coding sequence ATGAAGACTACCTGCCTGATTATTGATGATGAAAAATTGGCTAGAGATTTATTGCGTGAATTTATTGAGTCGATAGAAAGCTTGCAGCTTATAGATGAGTGTGCGAGGGGCTCAGAAGCAGTGGAAAAAATAAATAAACTAAAGCCCGATTTGATTTTTTTGGATGTGCAAATGCCCGGCATGAATGGCTTTGATGTACTGGATGAGATTGACCACGAACCGTACGTGATTTTTACAACGGCTTACGATCAATACGCCATCAAAGCATTTGAAAAAAATGCAATCGACTACTTATTGAAGCCATTGGATGAAGACCGATTTAGGCAGGCAGTGGACAGGGCACTTAAGCGTAAAAAAATGGAAGATGGAAGGTTAGAAGATTTGCTGGGTGGCATGAGGCAAGTGAATCATCTCGAAACATATGACACACATATTTTTGTTCAGAAATCAGAAAAACTTTTTAATCTGCCCATCGAAGAAATTATTTTTCTGGAAGCGTCTGGCGATTACACGATCATTTCAACTAAAACGGATCAGTTTGTAAGCTCGAGCGGTATTGGCAAACTGGAAGAGATCATGGATCCCAGCACCTTTTTCCGTGTGCACCGATCTACCATTGTGAACATCAACTACCTGAAGGAAATTGAACGCCACTTCAACGGAGGTATGGTGGTGAAAATGCAGAATGGTAAAAGCTTTCCGGTGAGTAGGACGTACGCGAAACAGATTAGGAAGAAGGTGGTTTAA
- a CDS encoding phosphatase, which produces MRTETQNLFIKAGGTFCVPAVSILQKLQSVKAFVFDWDGVFNDGTKHNQQGSGFTEPDAMGTNMLRFSYWLKNQQLPITAIITGEENEAAHYLATREHFTALYFKASNKIKSFEHFLNGHQLKATEVAFVYDDVLDLAVAAKCGIRINVHRSNNPMFTEYIKENNLVDYMASPAKGGVREACELLISLYGNYGEAITNRMNFSETYQTYLAQRQHVEMKLFVGIS; this is translated from the coding sequence TTGCGAACAGAAACACAAAATTTATTTATAAAAGCGGGAGGCACATTTTGCGTACCAGCCGTTTCTATTTTACAAAAACTACAATCGGTAAAAGCCTTTGTGTTTGATTGGGATGGTGTATTCAACGATGGCACCAAGCATAACCAGCAAGGTAGCGGCTTTACCGAGCCCGATGCCATGGGCACTAATATGCTTCGCTTTAGCTACTGGTTAAAGAATCAACAATTGCCCATCACGGCCATTATCACAGGTGAAGAAAATGAGGCGGCTCACTATCTGGCCACACGTGAACATTTTACAGCATTGTATTTTAAGGCCTCAAACAAAATAAAGTCGTTTGAACATTTTTTGAATGGGCACCAATTAAAAGCCACGGAAGTAGCATTTGTTTATGACGATGTGCTTGACTTGGCCGTGGCCGCAAAGTGTGGGATCCGGATCAATGTCCATCGCTCGAATAACCCCATGTTTACCGAATACATCAAAGAAAATAATTTGGTAGACTACATGGCCAGCCCCGCCAAAGGCGGGGTGCGTGAAGCATGTGAACTATTGATTTCGCTCTATGGGAATTACGGAGAAGCGATCACAAACAGAATGAATTTTTCGGAAACCTATCAAACCTACTTAGCACAACGACAACACGTGGAGATGAAGTTGTTTGTGGGGATTAGCTAA
- a CDS encoding carboxypeptidase-like regulatory domain-containing protein, whose protein sequence is MRQSLSLFFVWVFSVTAVAQTVTISGKVQDKETKEPLSYASIGIVGTSLGTISNLSGDFDFHIPVAYRNNLLSISMLGYQVFEAPVWSLQRDSVVIEMEKSNFVLKEVLVADTLRGGEIMEIAISRINENYPSKPFLLECFYRDLKKVANTYISLLEAALKVYDEDYQEPRNKLKLRERVALEEVRRSLSYSSKFTSFFDNGNLLQDLLLENMVRYRMFPEEESFFSSLKREKDSQYAGMDVFVVSHSEHYFLRLYIDKKTFGIIHIDYDDTEKRILGKKKGLISKFEGLRRTIDFKWVNGKLYVNYILLNWKVGWYDEETQKLKFETELIRQFLVNKVIPDVKDRITLRNRMKGYSLQYQDNEYNKKFWDNYNVIKESALDRSIIKDLEREGSLESQFQDY, encoded by the coding sequence ATGAGGCAAAGCCTATCATTATTTTTTGTATGGGTGTTTTCGGTAACTGCCGTGGCACAAACCGTTACCATTTCTGGTAAAGTACAAGATAAAGAAACTAAAGAGCCACTCTCATATGCTTCCATTGGCATTGTGGGCACATCCCTCGGCACGATTTCAAATTTAAGTGGTGATTTCGATTTTCATATCCCAGTTGCATATCGCAACAATTTACTATCGATAAGCATGTTGGGTTACCAAGTCTTTGAAGCACCTGTGTGGTCGCTGCAGCGAGATTCGGTAGTGATTGAAATGGAAAAATCAAACTTTGTATTAAAAGAAGTGCTAGTGGCTGACACGCTTCGGGGTGGTGAGATAATGGAGATTGCGATCAGTCGGATAAACGAAAATTACCCGTCTAAGCCATTTCTTCTAGAATGTTTTTATCGCGACTTAAAAAAGGTTGCCAACACCTACATTTCTTTGTTAGAGGCCGCCCTTAAGGTTTACGATGAAGATTACCAAGAGCCCCGGAATAAACTTAAACTGCGTGAGCGGGTGGCTTTGGAAGAAGTTAGGCGCAGTTTGAGCTATAGCAGCAAGTTCACTTCGTTTTTTGACAACGGTAATCTTTTACAAGACCTACTACTCGAAAATATGGTGCGTTACCGCATGTTTCCCGAAGAAGAATCATTTTTCAGTTCGTTGAAGCGAGAGAAGGATTCTCAATATGCCGGAATGGATGTGTTTGTGGTATCGCACAGCGAACATTACTTTCTGCGTTTGTACATCGATAAAAAAACATTCGGCATTATTCACATTGACTATGACGACACAGAAAAGCGGATACTTGGCAAAAAGAAAGGTTTGATCAGTAAGTTTGAGGGCTTAAGGCGAACCATTGATTTTAAATGGGTGAATGGCAAACTATATGTGAACTACATTTTACTCAACTGGAAGGTAGGCTGGTACGATGAGGAGACACAGAAACTAAAATTTGAGACCGAGTTGATCAGGCAGTTTTTGGTAAACAAAGTAATCCCTGATGTAAAAGATAGAATAACCCTGCGAAATCGGATGAAAGGTTATAGCCTTCAATATCAAGATAATGAATACAACAAGAAATTTTGGGACAACTATAACGTCATTAAAGAAAGCGCACTTGACAGAAGCATCATCAAAGACCTCGAGCGAGAAGGCTCGCTAGAGAGCCAGTTTCAAGATTATTGA
- a CDS encoding histidine kinase has translation MKRIAEIPRIWKRSYWLICLWYFINFSISAIIEWKFVNPAYYVLWNAFFLFEALCIFIIVIFIWSHWLSSFKPVFQVAGHVAGIFTFFLLMGTLSYYFNDYMDGLVYFEHWQEYMLELMSWEALRFHDQYIITVGIYYVIRYFQGIQRKEEEKSSLAIKNREMQISLLKSQINPHFLFNTLNSISTLISSNKEQARKVITNLSDIFRYALDSHSETMVKLHEEIDFIENYIRIQQVRFGDRLKFQKEIDTSCLNIEIPPMILQPLVENSVKYGISPKEDGGTISLLVRRSGKVIMFEVNDDGLGSKAKKVMDGSSSGIGMANTDLRLKSYFGPQSGLRVEATEKRYSVRFFIEDQKIKNGSTIDHAHDTNTTLQMETQITY, from the coding sequence TTGAAACGAATTGCTGAAATACCAAGAATATGGAAACGCTCCTATTGGCTGATTTGCCTTTGGTATTTCATCAATTTTTCGATCAGTGCCATCATCGAGTGGAAGTTTGTCAATCCCGCTTACTATGTTTTGTGGAACGCTTTCTTTCTGTTTGAAGCGCTTTGCATTTTTATCATTGTAATTTTCATTTGGTCTCACTGGCTTTCTTCCTTTAAGCCCGTCTTTCAAGTAGCCGGACACGTGGCAGGCATTTTCACCTTCTTCTTGTTAATGGGTACACTCTCTTATTATTTTAATGACTACATGGATGGGCTTGTCTATTTTGAACATTGGCAAGAGTATATGTTAGAGTTGATGAGTTGGGAAGCGTTGCGTTTCCACGATCAGTACATTATAACAGTCGGTATCTATTATGTAATCCGCTACTTCCAAGGCATTCAGCGCAAAGAAGAAGAGAAAAGTTCGTTGGCTATCAAAAATCGCGAAATGCAAATTTCATTGTTGAAGTCGCAGATTAATCCACACTTCTTATTCAATACACTTAATTCCATTAGCACCTTGATAAGTTCCAATAAAGAGCAAGCCAGAAAAGTGATCACCAACTTATCCGACATTTTTCGCTACGCGCTGGATTCGCACAGTGAAACGATGGTAAAATTGCACGAGGAAATTGATTTCATAGAAAATTATATTCGCATTCAACAGGTTCGCTTTGGCGATCGGCTAAAATTTCAAAAAGAAATTGACACTTCCTGTTTGAATATTGAGATTCCTCCAATGATCCTTCAGCCCTTGGTGGAGAATTCAGTTAAATATGGTATTTCGCCCAAAGAAGATGGAGGGACCATATCGCTTTTAGTGAGGCGATCAGGCAAAGTGATTATGTTTGAAGTAAACGATGATGGTCTAGGCTCCAAAGCCAAAAAGGTAATGGATGGCAGTTCGAGCGGCATCGGCATGGCCAATACCGATCTTCGGTTGAAAAGCTACTTTGGTCCACAATCGGGTTTGCGTGTAGAAGCAACCGAGAAGAGGTATAGCGTTCGTTTTTTTATAGAAGATCAGAAGATAAAAAATGGATCAACCATCGATCATGCTCACGATACGAACACTACATTACAAATGGAAACACAAATTACCTACTAA
- a CDS encoding ISAs1 family transposase, which translates to MESPLQFFAGLEDPRVERTKVHLMGDIIFISIASVLCGADTWDEIEYFGKCKFEWLKTFLKLPEGIPSHDTFNRFFSALDPEKFEECFLQWAQSVAHLTEGEVVSIDGKAMRGSKGKGKKGMVHLVSAWASANELVLGQYKVDDKSNEITAIPHLLEVLVLKGCIVTIDAMGCQKDIASAVIGKGADYILALKGNQGRLLEQVEESFRFIDSTQVSVENDLGHGRIEKRTCSVIADLSMIGQRDQWDSLKTLIKIESQRCHKATQKTEKETRYYISSLYPNAAHINTCVRSHWRIENSLHWVLDVAFNEDHSRKRAGYAAQNHSVLNRIALNIIKNEKTARIGIKSKRLKAGWDNNYLLSLLKI; encoded by the coding sequence ATGGAAAGTCCGCTACAATTTTTTGCGGGATTGGAAGATCCCCGCGTAGAGCGTACCAAGGTCCATCTTATGGGGGATATTATCTTTATATCCATTGCCTCGGTGCTCTGTGGGGCAGACACTTGGGATGAGATAGAATACTTTGGTAAGTGCAAGTTTGAATGGCTCAAGACCTTTTTAAAACTACCGGAAGGCATCCCTTCGCACGATACCTTTAACCGGTTCTTTTCCGCCCTTGACCCTGAGAAGTTCGAAGAGTGTTTCCTTCAATGGGCTCAATCGGTGGCCCATCTCACAGAAGGGGAAGTGGTCAGCATTGATGGGAAGGCGATGCGCGGCTCCAAGGGAAAGGGGAAGAAGGGTATGGTTCACTTGGTGAGCGCTTGGGCCAGTGCCAATGAGCTGGTATTGGGGCAATACAAAGTAGATGACAAGAGCAATGAGATTACCGCTATCCCACATTTACTGGAAGTATTGGTATTGAAGGGGTGCATTGTGACCATCGATGCGATGGGCTGTCAGAAGGATATTGCCTCTGCCGTCATTGGCAAAGGGGCGGATTATATTCTGGCCTTAAAGGGCAACCAAGGAAGGTTGCTAGAGCAGGTGGAAGAATCTTTCCGCTTTATTGACAGCACGCAGGTTTCGGTAGAGAATGATTTAGGGCATGGCCGTATTGAGAAACGAACATGTTCAGTGATAGCCGACCTATCCATGATCGGCCAAAGGGATCAATGGGATTCTTTGAAGACCCTCATCAAGATAGAATCACAGCGTTGCCACAAGGCCACTCAGAAAACCGAAAAGGAAACACGCTATTACATCAGTAGTTTGTATCCCAATGCCGCCCACATCAACACCTGCGTAAGATCTCATTGGAGGATCGAAAACTCCTTGCATTGGGTATTGGATGTCGCTTTCAATGAAGATCATAGCCGAAAAAGAGCGGGCTATGCCGCACAAAATCACTCGGTACTCAATCGCATTGCCCTAAACATAATCAAAAACGAGAAGACAGCTAGGATAGGTATAAAAAGCAAACGCCTTAAAGCCGGTTGGGATAACAACTATTTACTAAGTCTATTAAAAATTTAG
- a CDS encoding 1-deoxy-D-xylulose-5-phosphate synthase, translating into MLITPGKLLTQIDAPKDLKKLDQAQLVQLCEELRQFIVDNVSVYGGHFGASLGVVELTVALHYVYNTPYDQLVWDVGHQAYGHKILTGRRDVFHTNRMYQGISGFPKRKESEYDAFGVGHSSTSVSAALGMAMASKYQGIEDKQHVAIIGDGALTGGMAFEALNHAGVSDTNLLVILNDNCMSIDPNVGALKDYLTDITTSKTYNKLKDDVWNLLGKLSSVGKSAQEVASKIETGIKSALLSQSNLFESLNLRYFGPVDGHDVDHLVAVLNDLKNIKGPKLLHCVTVKGKGYGPAEKGNATTWHAPGTFDKITGEIHKKTYEKPQAPKYQDVFGHTLVELAKLNDKIMGITPAMPSGSSLNIMMKEMPNRAFDVGIAEQHAVTFSAGLATQGLIPFCNIYSSFMQRAYDQVVHDVCIQNLPVNFCLDRAGYAGADGPTHHGAYDIAYFRCLPNMIVSAPMNEQELRNLMFTAQLPRQEQAFSIRYPRGQGVMPNWRTPFEEIKIGTGRKIREGEEVAILTFGHIGNYAIEVCEKLEKQGVSIGHYDLRFAKPLDEQLLHEVFNKYKKIITVEDGCVQGGIGSAVLEFMADHRYHAEVKRLGIPDKVIEHGEQLELHHETGFDAASIEQTVLILLENKKQLA; encoded by the coding sequence ATGCTGATTACACCCGGAAAATTACTGACTCAAATCGATGCCCCAAAGGACTTGAAAAAGTTGGACCAAGCGCAACTGGTTCAACTTTGCGAAGAATTAAGGCAGTTTATTGTTGATAATGTTTCTGTTTATGGCGGTCATTTTGGCGCCAGCTTGGGCGTGGTAGAGCTTACAGTAGCCCTACATTATGTGTACAATACCCCCTACGACCAACTGGTGTGGGACGTTGGTCATCAGGCATACGGTCATAAAATCCTTACAGGAAGGCGCGATGTTTTCCATACCAATCGAATGTACCAGGGTATTTCCGGTTTCCCGAAAAGGAAAGAAAGTGAGTACGATGCTTTCGGGGTAGGCCATTCTTCCACTTCTGTTTCAGCTGCCTTGGGCATGGCCATGGCTTCAAAGTATCAAGGCATTGAAGATAAACAGCACGTAGCCATCATTGGCGATGGGGCGCTTACAGGAGGCATGGCCTTCGAGGCACTGAATCATGCGGGGGTTTCTGACACCAACCTGTTGGTGATTTTGAACGACAATTGCATGTCCATTGATCCAAATGTAGGGGCATTAAAAGATTATTTAACCGACATCACCACGTCCAAAACTTACAATAAGCTGAAAGACGATGTTTGGAATCTCTTAGGCAAACTTTCGTCTGTTGGAAAAAGCGCTCAAGAAGTGGCCTCCAAAATCGAAACCGGAATAAAGTCTGCTCTATTAAGTCAAAGCAATTTATTTGAGTCCTTAAATCTGCGGTATTTTGGCCCAGTAGACGGCCACGATGTGGATCACTTGGTAGCGGTGCTAAACGATTTAAAAAACATCAAAGGCCCCAAGCTGTTGCATTGTGTTACAGTAAAAGGAAAAGGCTATGGCCCTGCCGAAAAAGGCAATGCAACTACGTGGCATGCACCCGGCACTTTTGATAAAATCACGGGCGAAATTCATAAGAAGACTTACGAGAAGCCGCAAGCCCCCAAGTATCAAGATGTGTTTGGCCACACATTGGTAGAGTTGGCAAAATTGAATGATAAAATCATGGGCATTACGCCCGCCATGCCTTCGGGTTCTTCATTGAATATCATGATGAAAGAAATGCCCAACAGGGCGTTTGATGTGGGCATAGCCGAGCAACATGCAGTTACATTTTCAGCAGGTTTGGCTACACAGGGATTGATTCCATTTTGCAATATTTATAGCTCATTCATGCAACGAGCCTACGACCAAGTGGTGCACGATGTGTGCATTCAAAATTTGCCCGTGAATTTTTGTTTGGATCGGGCAGGCTATGCAGGTGCTGATGGCCCCACCCACCACGGTGCGTATGACATTGCCTATTTCAGATGCTTGCCCAACATGATTGTGTCGGCCCCCATGAATGAGCAAGAGCTTAGAAACTTAATGTTCACGGCACAATTGCCTCGTCAAGAACAAGCATTTTCCATTCGCTACCCACGGGGGCAAGGCGTAATGCCGAATTGGCGAACACCCTTTGAGGAAATTAAAATCGGAACAGGTCGTAAAATCCGCGAAGGCGAAGAAGTGGCCATATTAACATTTGGCCATATTGGAAACTATGCCATCGAAGTCTGCGAAAAACTTGAGAAGCAAGGCGTAAGCATCGGTCATTACGATTTGCGATTTGCCAAGCCGCTGGACGAGCAATTGCTCCATGAAGTTTTTAACAAGTACAAAAAGATTATCACCGTGGAAGACGGCTGTGTGCAAGGAGGCATTGGCAGTGCAGTACTGGAATTTATGGCTGATCATCGATACCATGCCGAAGTCAAGCGATTGGGAATCCCAGATAAAGTAATTGAACACGGAGAGCAATTGGAATTGCATCACGAGACAGGCTTTGATGCTGCCAGCATTGAGCAAACCGTATTGATATTGTTAGAAAACAAAAAGCAGTTGGCGTAA
- a CDS encoding TolC family protein, whose amino-acid sequence MNRFFHIVFLLIIVSTKGFGQSGFDSLFLLPDTIKAFSIENMYASMLEFHPIVKQTRLLSESAQQEIRMARGAFDPKIATDLSIKEFGDKEYYNKLRSSFSVPTWFPIDPKIGFERNAGAFIDPENIVGSSSDNAQLTTGISLPLGRGLFTDDRRAALKQAKLFAVMATAEQVKLINKILLDAAKDYWQWYYSFYNYRLLGRNAVIAEEIFRRVKLDASLGEAAAIDTVQAKITLQQRLVERQEAFLEFLNTGIKISNYLWDNAGYPVQLSIDVAPILVLNDGQLLSNQTLEELVFQAKQNHPELIKLRTKIDQLEVDRKLAVEYLKPRLDLNYNFINQPLRPNGDFQPFRIGSDYKFGLDFSMPILLRKERGKLALTKVKIQSTQYEQTQAEREIVNQINIVFNQIVNTNKILIQQTSVAENYERLLKAELINLENGESDLFKINVQQEKLIQSQSKLLKLKSEYEKMKATIYWAAGVRNLNFNNGQ is encoded by the coding sequence ATGAATCGATTTTTTCACATCGTATTTTTATTGATCATCGTTTCAACAAAAGGATTTGGGCAATCAGGTTTTGACTCATTGTTCCTTTTGCCAGATACCATCAAAGCATTTTCAATCGAAAACATGTATGCTTCTATGCTGGAGTTTCACCCCATCGTAAAGCAAACACGTTTGTTGAGCGAAAGTGCCCAGCAAGAAATACGCATGGCCCGCGGTGCATTCGATCCTAAAATTGCTACTGACTTAAGCATCAAAGAATTTGGGGATAAAGAATATTACAATAAGCTCAGATCATCCTTTTCAGTCCCCACTTGGTTTCCCATCGATCCTAAAATTGGGTTCGAACGAAATGCCGGTGCCTTTATTGATCCTGAAAATATAGTGGGTAGTTCATCTGATAATGCACAGTTAACAACGGGCATTTCGTTGCCGTTGGGCAGAGGGCTATTTACAGATGATCGCAGAGCAGCCTTGAAACAGGCAAAACTGTTTGCGGTAATGGCCACGGCCGAACAAGTAAAGCTCATCAACAAAATTTTATTGGATGCGGCCAAAGATTATTGGCAATGGTATTATTCATTTTATAATTATCGCCTTCTCGGCCGCAATGCCGTGATTGCCGAAGAAATCTTCAGGCGCGTAAAACTCGATGCGAGTTTGGGGGAAGCGGCCGCCATCGATACAGTTCAAGCTAAAATTACACTTCAACAACGGTTGGTTGAACGGCAAGAAGCATTCTTAGAATTTTTGAACACCGGAATCAAAATCTCAAATTACTTGTGGGACAATGCCGGCTACCCTGTTCAGCTATCAATAGACGTAGCCCCTATTTTGGTTTTGAATGATGGGCAATTGCTTTCCAATCAAACATTGGAAGAACTAGTATTTCAAGCGAAGCAAAACCATCCGGAGTTGATTAAGCTAAGAACTAAAATAGATCAGTTGGAAGTAGATCGAAAATTAGCCGTTGAATATTTAAAACCAAGATTAGATTTAAACTACAATTTCATCAATCAACCCCTTCGCCCCAATGGTGATTTTCAACCGTTTCGAATTGGCAGCGATTATAAGTTTGGATTGGATTTCTCGATGCCGATTTTATTGCGAAAAGAGCGGGGCAAGCTCGCCCTCACAAAAGTGAAGATTCAAAGCACACAATATGAACAAACGCAAGCCGAGCGGGAGATCGTAAACCAAATCAACATTGTTTTCAACCAAATTGTAAACACCAACAAAATTTTAATCCAACAAACATCGGTAGCTGAAAATTATGAACGGCTATTGAAAGCCGAATTGATCAATCTAGAAAATGGTGAAAGTGATTTGTTCAAAATAAATGTGCAGCAAGAAAAATTGATTCAATCACAATCTAAATTGCTGAAACTAAAATCTGAATACGAAAAAATGAAGGCCACCATCTATTGGGCAGCCGGGGTTCGTAATTTGAACTTCAATAATGGACAGTAG